CCATTTCCTACCTGACATGGCAGGGAATTCAAGGGCATTTTCCAGGCAGAAAGTAAGGTGCACCAGGTGCAATAAAAAGTATAGAAGAATTCCCTTAAGTGGGGAATGTACATGCGGAGGGAATTTGATATTAAGTATTTCCAAGGGTTCGGTGGTCAAGTACCTCAAAATTTCAAAGGAACTTGCAAGAAAATATCCTATAGACAACTACCTTATCCAGAGAATTGAACTTATTGAGTCAAGCGTAAATTCACTGTTTGAAAGCGACAAATCCAGACAGAGTTCACTGGATGCATTTCTCTAAAGATACAGATGAAAGAATGTTGCATAACAAAACTATTAAGCATTTGAAAATCATAGATTTTCGATGCCCCAAAATCATAGATTTTGAGGGATTAAAAAAACAGATGATTGAAATGGGGGATATGAATTGAAAGATACGCATGTAATGGCTACACTAAGTGCAAAAGCACATGTTTTAAAAAACAACGGGATCCATGAAAAATTCAGCCAGGAGAAGATAGTAATGTCCCTTCTCATGGTAGGTGCACCTCTTGGAGCTGCACAGAAAATCTCATCTTATGTTGCAAGTGTTGCTTATGATGGAATTCCCACTACAGAAATTAAGATGCTGGTTTATGATTCTTTAAAAAAAATTGATACAAAAATGGCCGACAAATATCTGGCAACCAATCAACTGAAAGTTAGAACAACCAGGGACACAATAGAACCTTTTAATAAGGAAAGAATCGAAAACACGCTTATTGTAGAAACAAATGCATCACCTGAACTTGCAAAAGAAATAGCTAATAATGCATGGAAAGAACTTAAAAAACTTGATGTTGAATACCTCACAGCCCCAATGATCAGGGAAATTGTAAACACCAAACTTGTTGAACATGGTTTTGAATCATTAAGGCGTAAATATACAAGGGTTGGTATCCCTGTATATAACATCGCAAGCCTCATTCAAAATGGCTCCCGTGATAATGCAAATATGATTCATAATCCTGAAACTGTTCATAAGTACGTTGCAGATGAAGCACTCAAACAGTACGCATTGTTACACATCCTCCCTCATGATCTGGCAGATGCACACATGGGTGGGGACATACATATCCACGACCTTGAATTCTTTGCAGGAAGACCATTAAACTGTATGCAGCACGATTTAAGGGTTTTCATAAAAAATGGACTTAAAGTAGACGGTACTGGAGATCATACATCTGTAGCAGGCCCTCCAAATCATATTGAAACATTGATGAACCATTCAGGTGAAATAATGCTTGCAGCTCAGCAGAACATGAGCGGTGGGCAGTCAATGAGTTTATGGAATGTATTTGTAGCCCCATTTGCAGCAGGTTTACCTTACATGAAGGTAAAGCAGGCAGTACAGATGTTTATCTACAATCTGAACATGGCTTACGCTGCAAGAGGTTCGCAGGTTCCATTTACAAGTATTAACCTTGAATTCACTGTCCCTGACTTTTTATGCGACGAACCTGCTTATGGACCAAAAGGAAAAATCGTGGGGACATACGGGGATTTTGAAGAAGAAACAAGAATATTACAGCGTGCATTCACAGAAACACTCCTTGAAGGAGATTCACAGGGTAAACCTCATCTTTTCCCAAACACGATCTATGTTTTAAGAGAAAACATTTTAAATAGTGAGTTTGAAGAAGATATAAGACTTGTTCACGAGCTTTCAGCTAAATTTGGGGGAGCTTACTTTGTAAATATGCTTCCGGACTACAGAGGAAATATGGCCAATTACATGGGATGCAGAACATCCCTAAATGATAACTGGACTGGAGACTGGGATAAAGACTGTTTACGTACAGGAAACCTTGCTTATGTTACATTAAACCTTCCAAGAATTGCTTATAACTCAAGGGATGATTCTGACGTATATGAATATCTTGATTCCTATCTCTCCCTCGCTGAACAGGTTTTAATGCTTAGAAGAACGCAGGCCATGAATTGTCTTAATAATTATAATTTACTCCCATTTCTCAGACAACAATTTCGTGGAGCCAATGACAATGAACTGTATTACAGGATAGAAAATTCTACACTTTCATTTGGTTTTGTGGGACTTAATGAAATGCTTTATTCATACATGGGTAGTGGAATAGAAGATAAAGATGCCTGTAAGTTTGGATTAAATGTTTTAGATTATATAAATGATAGAGCAAATGAATTAAAGGATAAGACTGGTTTAAGATGGTCTGTTCTCCAAACACCAGCAGAATCAACCGCTTACAGGTTTGCAATGCTGGATATGGAAAAACACAGGGACAGAATCGTTGCACAGGGAGATGGAAGAACTGCCTATTACACCAATTCATCACATGTACCGGTTAATGCGGATGTTTTACTCCCAGAAAAGATTAAAATTGAAGAAAAATTCCATTCCAGGACTCTTGGAGGTCATATATTCCATGCATTCATGGGAGAATCCTATTCAAACCCGGATTCACTTATGAGCCTCACAGATAAAATTGCACGTAAGTCAGACATTGGATTTTGGGCCTATAGCTCAGCTTTGAGCTTCTGCATAAAATGTAAGGCCTTAATGAAAGGGTTACATGATGTGTGTGGAACATGTGGAGAACAGAGTGAAGTTGAATGGTATGACCGGATAACTGGTTATGTTCAGCAGGTTGGAAGGTCTAAATCTGCATCAGGCGGCTGGAATCCTGGTAAAATGCAGGAGTTAAGGGATAGAAAGAGATTTTAATAATAAACCTTCACCGCTTCTTTTACATCATCATAGAGACCTAAAGCTGCAAGAGCGCCTATTTTACCTTGAGAGCCTGTAACTTCTACAAACTGGATTCCTATATCTTTTCCAACTTTTTCAGCTTCTTTTAGTGTGATCATGGATTTTTTAGCTGATTGTGCATACTTTCTAAGCTCTTCTGGAATTTCAAGTCCATCTAAAACTGCCATGGAAGTCTTTTGGGACAGTGTATGCTTTTTAAATAATTTATATGCCTCTTCTATGAGTTTGTCTCTTTCACCAGGCTTTACTGCAAAAACAAGCGCTATGGCCACACAATTTTGTGTTTTATTAGGATTATGGGGGTAAAGTTGCACAATAACGTGATCTATGTATTCAAAACCCATTTTAGAAAGTTCAATACCTACATTGTTTGCAAGAGTCCATGTAGCTCCTTTTTCCTTTGTATCTGTATCATCAATTCCAATTACAACCTTTTCAAGCTTTGGTGTTATTACTGCAGCCCTTCCAACCTTTGAACCCCCACCTATATCATAAATTTCCACTCTTTTTACTCCTTCTGCCATCCCACGACACATAGCTGCGCCTACCCCTGCTCCTGCAAGTCCTGCGTGGACCACTTTAACTTCACCGCCTTCAATTGAGACTTCTTCAATTCCCGCTGCAGAAAAACTTGGTTTAAGGTTAAAATCAGATTTACCTACCTTTACAAGGAATGTATGTTTGTTCCCGTCTCTTTTAGATTTTTCAACCAGTTCACTTGACCTTTTGTATTGATACACAACCCATTCAGAGCCTCCAATACAGGGATGGTATTCAACTATCTCTACTTGGTCCCCATCAACCATCGTAAGGACTTTTTTGTACGGTGATATCCATGGATCTTTAAATTTCTCTTTAAGATCGCGAGGTGTTAATATTTCCATAATTATCCTCTTTAAATGAATTATATTAATTATAAACATCAAAAGTCTTTAAACTTAGAGTTTTGGAAATATCTCAAAAAGTCCAGGTGAAGTTATACACTTGTTAAGCGACACCCTATAGAAACAAAAAATTTCCACCTTTCTTATTCTGCATTAGAAGAATTTCCAAAAATACATCCGTATCCACTAAAAACATTATCTCCACTCTAAAGCCTTGTGTTGTAACTCAACAGAAGTGAATTTGTCTTTTATTTCTGATAATCCTCCTTCCCAGTTAAAATTGAACTTCCTCTTTTTGATTTTCTTGCTTTCGTATTTACTTAACAAAAACTCAATGTAATCCAGAACCTCTTTTTTAAATCTTCAGGAAGTTTTCGTACTTTTGCTTCTATTTCCTTTTCGTGCATATTTTTCACCTTTTTAGTTTTGAACTACTTGAAACCATTGAAAAGTAATAGAAAAAAAATATTATTATTTTAAACGTTCACACATTTTAACAGCAGCCTCTACAGCACGTTTACCATAATCAACACGTTGATGTGCTTCTAAACGTGTCATTCCAGGGCCAGATATTCCTAAAGCCACTGGTTTATCGTATTCAAGTGCTAAATCCGCTATTTTACGTGAAGCGTGCTGTACGACTATCTCATCATGGGATGTTGCACCTTCAATAACAGCACCAAGAGTTATTACCGCATCTATGTCATCTTCCTTTAGAAGTTTTTTAATTGCAAGTGGCATATCAAATACACCAGGTACTGTAATTACTTTTGTTATTTCAGAATCTAAGAATTTAGCATGTTCTTTAGCTAATTCTAACATCATTTGAGTTATATCATAGTTGAACTCAGCCACTACTGCTCCTAATCTGACTTTTACCATTTTTTTTACCTCCAATCAACTGAAGTTGATGAAATACAGTAATGATCCAAAATAAATTTTATCTTAGATATCATATCAGTTTGTCTAATTATATATATAACAAAGCTGCTGCAACAGCGCTTAAAATCATTATAAATATTATAAACAGTGCTATAAGTTGTGGTCTTTCCATTTTTCAACCTCCAAAAATCTTTGATTTTTGTGATTGAGAAAAATTTATGATTTTTCTCAACCTCCCGCAAACTTAGATATTTCTTTCAGTGTTTCTACGAGTGTATCTATTTCTTCCCGGGTATTGTAATAGTGAACTGATGCTCTGACTGTCCCATCAAGAGAATCTGCACCTATATGTTTTATTGAAGGAATGGCACAGTGATAACCACTTCTAACGCATATGTTTTTTAGTTCATCCAGTATTTTAGCAACATCATGAGAATTCATACCCTCTATATTAAAAGAAAGTATTCCATGAATATTTTCAGGATCACCATAACATATTATGTTATCTATGTTGTTGATTTCATCGTACATGTACTTTGTAAGTTTCACGCTGTGTTTTTCAATATTTTCAATTCCTATTTCATTCACATATTTTACAGCGGCTCCAAGACCTATTACGCCAGCTATATTTTGAGTACCTCCTTCAAATTTTGCAGGATGGGATTCAAGAGTGAAATCTTCTTCTGAAACTTTAGATACAGTTCCACCCCCCAAGTTCATTGGTTTAAGCATTTCTGCAATCTCATCCCTACAGTACAAAAATCCTGTTCCCACAGGGCCTAAAAGTCCTTTATGACCCGGAAAAGACACAAAATCAGCTTTAGTTTCCTTAACATTGAATTTCATATGTCCTGCAGATTGAGCAGCATCAATTAAGTAGAGTACATCATTTTCTTCTGCAATGGCACCTATTTCATATATCGGCTGGCATGACCCGATGGAGTTAGAAATATGGGTGGTTGTAATGAGCTTTGTTGTATTATCAACTGCATTTTCAATATCTGCAGCATCAATAACCCCGTATTTATCGGCTTTTATAACTTTTAAATTAATTCCTTTTTTCTTTAAGTTAAGCCATGGCAAAAAGTTGGAGTGGTGTTCTATATTTGGAACAATTATAGAATCTTCCTTTTTAAAGTTCAGGCCGTTTGCAACAATATTTATGGCTTCGGTGGTGTTTTTTGTAAATATCACTTCATTGTTAGCTGCATTGATGAATTTTGCAATATTTTCCCTGGCATTTTCAAATTTTGTCGTTGCTTTAACTGCTGTTTTATACGCTCCCCTTCCAGTATTGGCATTGAAATGATGATAGTAATCACACATGGCTCTTACTACCGGTTCAGGAGTTGGGGTGGTACTTGCAGCATCCAGATAGATCAGTTCCTCAAGTAATGGAATTTCTGCCCTTATATTGATATTTACCATGGATTAAATCCTCCTGATATTACCTTTCCATCCGATCTGCTTTAAGAATACTTATTTATTTTCTATTTTGCTTCTAACTTCTCTTGCCATTTCCATTGTGGACGCAGTTCCACCAAGATCCCGAGTTACAACTTTACTTTCGCTTAATACTTCTATTAAGGCATTTTCAACAGTGCGGGCAGCATCATACTCTTCAAGGTAGTCAAGCATTAATACTGCAGATAATATCATGGCAGAGGGATTTGCAGTTCCTTTACCTGCATGTCTTGGTGCCGATCCATGCACTGGTTCAAATAAACCATGTGTTTCTCCAATATTGGCTGAAGGTATTAATCCTAACCCTCCAACAAGTCCGGCACCTTCATCAGAGAGTATATCTCCAAAAAGGTTGGTGGTGACAATAACATCAAACATGTACGGATTTGTGATAAAAAACATTGCTGTAGCGTCCACATAACGGTCGTCAGTTTCAATGTCCTTAAAATCTTCAGCCACTTTATAGAATGTTTCTTTAAATAATCCATCAGCTTTTTTAAGCACATTAGCCTTGTGAACTGCAGTAACCTTGCTTCTACCTGTTTTTTTTGCATATTCAAACGCAAATCTACAAATTCTTTCACTTGCTTTCCTTGTAACAACGTTTAAAGCCGTTGCACCCTCCTCTGTTTCCTCTTCAATACCAATGTAAAGCCCTTCTGTATTTTCCCGAACTACAACAAAATCCAGATCATCATAGAGACTTTTTGTACCCGGATATGATTTAACAGGACGTAAATTGACATAAAGGTCTAATTCTTGCCTTAATTTAACAATTACATCTGCTGCAGATTCTCCTGCAGCCCCAAAGAGGCATGCCTGCGAATTTTTAACTATGTCAATTGTTTCTTGAGGTAGAGCGATTCCAGATACTGCTTCGTATTCATCCCCTGCCTCTGCAAATGTATAGTCAAATTCAACGTCTAAAGCTTCCAATATATGTAATGCTGCTTCCATTACTTCTTTTCCAATTCCGTCCCCGGGTATTACAGCTATCTTGTACATAAAAACACCTATTATTACCTATTATTTTGTATTAACTTATTTCTGTTTTATTTCGTCAATATGTTTCTTTAAATAAGGGATTAGTCCACCTTCATTCAGTATGTCTACCATGAATTCAGGTAATCCTTTAATTTTGAATTCTTTACCTGTGGTTAAGTTCTTTAAAATGCCTTTTTCCATCTTAATTTCAATTTCATCTCCCTGGGAGACGTGTTTGGATATACCTTTTATTTCTATAAGTGGAAGACCTATATTGATTGAGTTTCTGTAAAATATTCTTGCAAATGACTCTGCAACCACTGCAGAAATGCCTGCACCTTTAATAGCAATTGGAGCGTGTTCTCTTGATGAACCACAGCCGAAATTACGACCTCCCACTATAATATCGCCAGGTTCAACATTTTTTGCAAATTCAGGGTCACATCCTTCCATTGCACATGCTGCCAGGTCTTTTTCATCCTTAAGCACAAGGTATCTTCCAGGAATTATCAGATCTGTATCAATATCATCGCCAAATTTCCATACTTTTCCTTTCATGGTATCACCACTTACTTAATATCTCTGGGATCCTCGATTTTTCCTGTGATTGCAGAGCTGGCTGCAACTGCAGCTGAGCTTAAGTAAACTTCTGCTTCTGAACTACCCTGTCTACCTTTAAAGTTTCTGTTTGAAGTAGAAAGACTTACTTCACCAGGCCCTATAAGACCTACATGACCTCCAAGACATGGACCACAGCAAGGATTACATACAAGAGCTCCTGCATCTACAAATATATTCATTAAACCTTCATTGAGTGCATCCCTGTAAACTTCACGTGATGCAGGTATTACAAGCATTCTTATGTTGTCTGAAACTTTATTTCCCTTAAGAATCCTTGCTGCGTCTCTTAGATCTTCAATTCTACCATTTGTACATGATCCAAGAAATACCTGATCAATAGGTGTTCCTGCAACATCAGATATATCTTTTACATTGTCCACGTTGTGAGGACATGCAATTTGAGGTTCAAGATCGCTTACATCAATGTCCATTATTTCAAGAGATGCAGCATCCGCATCTCCTTTAATTACTTCAAATGACTTGTTTGATCGTGCATTAACGTAATTAAGAGTTTTTTGATCCGGTTCTACAAGCCCTGTTTTACCTCCCATCTCTATAGCCATGTTACAAAGTACCATTCTGTCAGATACTGACATTTCAGTTACAGTTTCCCCTCCAAATTGGCAAGCTTTGTATGTTGCACCATCAGCACCTGTTTGACCAATAATATTAAGAATAACATCTTTTGCATAAACATTATCTTGAAGAGTACCTTCTATATTGAATTTTATGGTTTCAGGGGTTTTAAACCAGAGTTTTCCTGTAGCAAATACCATTGACATGTCTGTTGACCCTATACCTGTTGAAAATGCTCCTAATGCACCATGAGTGCATGTATGTGAGTCTGTTCCAACTACAACTTCTCCAGGAACTATATGACCTTTTTCTGGAAGTACCTGATGGCATACTCCTTCTCTAACATCATAAAAATTGCTTATTCCCTGATCTCTAACAAATTTACGCATTATAGCGTGATTTTCGGCCGCATCAAGAGAATCTGCAGGCACCTGATGGTCAAAAACTATTACAATTTTCTCTGGATCCCAGACCTCTGGAACTCCTATTTTTCTAAAAGACTCTACAGATAGCGGACCAGTAAGATCATGGGTCATTGCAACATCTATGTTAGTCATAACTATCTCACCGGCCTCAACTTCCTTTTTTCCAGAAGCTTTTGCAAGTATTTTCTCTGCCATTGTCATTGACATCTATAATCCTCCTTATACTTTCAATTAAAAGCTTAACAATTTATTTAAATGATAAAATCAGTTTAAATGCAAAAATAGGCCTGATAAACCTAAAAAAACTGGCATTTTTAAGCAGTTAAGCATATATACTGGAGCGTGAATACTACTACATATATATTATGACACTTGTTAATTTTCTAATAATTTAAATGTGTCGGTTTAAGTGAGGCATCAACATGGAAAATGATATAAAAAGTGAATACCAGCGGATCAGCGATAAAATTTCATATGATGATTTCTTAAAAAGAATAGAAGAGATGAAAAAGGATTATGAAGACGTGAGCTTCATGGACGAGCTGGATATTGCCAGAATGATAGTAGGGGAGTATATAGACGAAAAAAATGTTCCTGTTACCAAGGATAATGAATTACGTAAAATATCTGAACTTGAAACCGGTTTACACGACATAAGCATAGCTGGAAGAGTAATGCATGTTTCTAACACCAAGGCATTTATAACAAAGAAAGGAAAAGAAGGTAAAGTAGCAAATCTCATGATTGCAGATAACAGTGGAGAAATCCGCGTTGTTTTATGGACAGATAACATTAAACACCTCAAAAAGATTTCAGAAGGAGATATTGTAAAAATAAACGATGTAGAAATAAAGGACGGATACAGAGCTCAGGAAGCCCATATGCAGAACAGATCCAGCATAAAAAAGATCGACGATGAGAGTGATGATAAATATCCTGCCTATGAGGAGAAAATAACACCAGTATCTGATGTTAAAGGGGAAATGCAGGTTAATATAGTTGCCAGAGTGGTAAGGATATCAAGAATAAGAACATATAACAGCAACGGTAGAGAAGGGAAATTCATTACCCTCGATTTAAAAGACAATACAGGTTCAATATCTTTTACTCTATGGAACAGAGATATTGAAATCCTTGATGAAATAGGACTTAAAGAAGGGGATTCTGTAAAAATATTAGGTGCTCAAAGCCGTGTTAGAAACGAAGAAGTTAGCCTGACCCATTCATGGATTGGTAGAATAATAAAAGGTGAATTTGATGTTCCAGAACATGAAGAGAATATGATAAAAATAGGGGACGCTCATGAAATGAAAAACGTCACTTTAATGGGTGTTGTGAGTAAAATACATGATAAAATAACATTCCA
This window of the Methanobacterium sp. genome carries:
- a CDS encoding 3-isopropylmalate dehydratase small subunit, with amino-acid sequence MKGKVWKFGDDIDTDLIIPGRYLVLKDEKDLAACAMEGCDPEFAKNVEPGDIIVGGRNFGCGSSREHAPIAIKGAGISAVVAESFARIFYRNSINIGLPLIEIKGISKHVSQGDEIEIKMEKGILKNLTTGKEFKIKGLPEFMVDILNEGGLIPYLKKHIDEIKQK
- a CDS encoding DUF1743 domain-containing protein translates to MEILTPRDLKEKFKDPWISPYKKVLTMVDGDQVEIVEYHPCIGGSEWVVYQYKRSSELVEKSKRDGNKHTFLVKVGKSDFNLKPSFSAAGIEEVSIEGGEVKVVHAGLAGAGVGAAMCRGMAEGVKRVEIYDIGGGSKVGRAAVITPKLEKVVIGIDDTDTKEKGATWTLANNVGIELSKMGFEYIDHVIVQLYPHNPNKTQNCVAIALVFAVKPGERDKLIEEAYKLFKKHTLSQKTSMAVLDGLEIPEELRKYAQSAKKSMITLKEAEKVGKDIGIQFVEVTGSQGKIGALAALGLYDDVKEAVKVYY
- a CDS encoding cysteine desulfurase is translated as MVNINIRAEIPLLEELIYLDAASTTPTPEPVVRAMCDYYHHFNANTGRGAYKTAVKATTKFENARENIAKFINAANNEVIFTKNTTEAINIVANGLNFKKEDSIIVPNIEHHSNFLPWLNLKKKGINLKVIKADKYGVIDAADIENAVDNTTKLITTTHISNSIGSCQPIYEIGAIAEENDVLYLIDAAQSAGHMKFNVKETKADFVSFPGHKGLLGPVGTGFLYCRDEIAEMLKPMNLGGGTVSKVSEEDFTLESHPAKFEGGTQNIAGVIGLGAAVKYVNEIGIENIEKHSVKLTKYMYDEINNIDNIICYGDPENIHGILSFNIEGMNSHDVAKILDELKNICVRSGYHCAIPSIKHIGADSLDGTVRASVHYYNTREEIDTLVETLKEISKFAGG
- the hacA gene encoding homoaconitase large subunit; the protein is MSMTMAEKILAKASGKKEVEAGEIVMTNIDVAMTHDLTGPLSVESFRKIGVPEVWDPEKIVIVFDHQVPADSLDAAENHAIMRKFVRDQGISNFYDVREGVCHQVLPEKGHIVPGEVVVGTDSHTCTHGALGAFSTGIGSTDMSMVFATGKLWFKTPETIKFNIEGTLQDNVYAKDVILNIIGQTGADGATYKACQFGGETVTEMSVSDRMVLCNMAIEMGGKTGLVEPDQKTLNYVNARSNKSFEVIKGDADAASLEIMDIDVSDLEPQIACPHNVDNVKDISDVAGTPIDQVFLGSCTNGRIEDLRDAARILKGNKVSDNIRMLVIPASREVYRDALNEGLMNIFVDAGALVCNPCCGPCLGGHVGLIGPGEVSLSTSNRNFKGRQGSSEAEVYLSSAAVAASSAITGKIEDPRDIK
- a CDS encoding isocitrate/isopropylmalate family dehydrogenase, whose product is MYKIAVIPGDGIGKEVMEAALHILEALDVEFDYTFAEAGDEYEAVSGIALPQETIDIVKNSQACLFGAAGESAADVIVKLRQELDLYVNLRPVKSYPGTKSLYDDLDFVVVRENTEGLYIGIEEETEEGATALNVVTRKASERICRFAFEYAKKTGRSKVTAVHKANVLKKADGLFKETFYKVAEDFKDIETDDRYVDATAMFFITNPYMFDVIVTTNLFGDILSDEGAGLVGGLGLIPSANIGETHGLFEPVHGSAPRHAGKGTANPSAMILSAVLMLDYLEEYDAARTVENALIEVLSESKVVTRDLGGTASTMEMAREVRSKIENK
- the ribH gene encoding 6,7-dimethyl-8-ribityllumazine synthase, which encodes MVKVRLGAVVAEFNYDITQMMLELAKEHAKFLDSEITKVITVPGVFDMPLAIKKLLKEDDIDAVITLGAVIEGATSHDEIVVQHASRKIADLALEYDKPVALGISGPGMTRLEAHQRVDYGKRAVEAAVKMCERLK
- the nrdD gene encoding anaerobic ribonucleoside-triphosphate reductase, whose protein sequence is MATLSAKAHVLKNNGIHEKFSQEKIVMSLLMVGAPLGAAQKISSYVASVAYDGIPTTEIKMLVYDSLKKIDTKMADKYLATNQLKVRTTRDTIEPFNKERIENTLIVETNASPELAKEIANNAWKELKKLDVEYLTAPMIREIVNTKLVEHGFESLRRKYTRVGIPVYNIASLIQNGSRDNANMIHNPETVHKYVADEALKQYALLHILPHDLADAHMGGDIHIHDLEFFAGRPLNCMQHDLRVFIKNGLKVDGTGDHTSVAGPPNHIETLMNHSGEIMLAAQQNMSGGQSMSLWNVFVAPFAAGLPYMKVKQAVQMFIYNLNMAYAARGSQVPFTSINLEFTVPDFLCDEPAYGPKGKIVGTYGDFEEETRILQRAFTETLLEGDSQGKPHLFPNTIYVLRENILNSEFEEDIRLVHELSAKFGGAYFVNMLPDYRGNMANYMGCRTSLNDNWTGDWDKDCLRTGNLAYVTLNLPRIAYNSRDDSDVYEYLDSYLSLAEQVLMLRRTQAMNCLNNYNLLPFLRQQFRGANDNELYYRIENSTLSFGFVGLNEMLYSYMGSGIEDKDACKFGLNVLDYINDRANELKDKTGLRWSVLQTPAESTAYRFAMLDMEKHRDRIVAQGDGRTAYYTNSSHVPVNADVLLPEKIKIEEKFHSRTLGGHIFHAFMGESYSNPDSLMSLTDKIARKSDIGFWAYSSALSFCIKCKALMKGLHDVCGTCGEQSEVEWYDRITGYVQQVGRSKSASGGWNPGKMQELRDRKRF